The Benincasa hispida cultivar B227 chromosome 11, ASM972705v1, whole genome shotgun sequence genome has a segment encoding these proteins:
- the LOC120090508 gene encoding vacuolar protein-sorting-associated protein 37 homolog 1-like produces MFKFWGSQEEQVRPSQDVSTQSWYPPSVSSSRPATPGSTSSNHSSSQRLSDRPQSPSHVPPAEAAGIISALKDKSVDELRKLLSDKDAYNQFLLSLDQVKIQNNLRDELRKETLQLASENLEKEPRIMELRNQCRIIRTTELAAAKEKLNELDQKKEEILKLCSPASLLQRLQESMKETEDESDNLHRQLLDREIDLGSFTHKYKKLRMNYHRRALIQLAAKTT; encoded by the exons ATGTTCAAGTTTTG GGGATCTCAGGAGGAACAGGTCCGCCCTTCACAAGATGTTTCCACACAATCGTggtatccaccatctgttagcTCTTCTCGCCCTGCAACTCCAGGTAGCACCTCCTCCAACCATTCCAGTTCACAAAGGCTCTCTGATAGGCCACAATCTCCATCACACGTTCCACCTGCTGAAGCTGCAGGCATTATTTCTGCTCTGAAAGACAAAAG TGTTGATGAGTTACGAAAGCTTTTGTCGGACAAGGATGCATATAATCAATTCCTCCTTTCACTTGACCAGGTCAAAATTCAGAACAAT CTAAGAGATGAGCTGCGTAAGGAAACCCTTCAGCTTGCTA GTGAGAACTTGGAAAAGGAGCCTCGCATCATGGAACTCAGAAACCAG TGTAGAATTATTCGAACAACTGAACTGGCTGCAGCAAAGGAGAAGCTGAATGAACTTGACCAAAAGAAAGAGGAGATTTTGAAGCTCTGTTCTCCTGCTTCACTTCTGCAGAGGCTTCAAG AGAGTATGAAGGAGACAGAAGACGAGTCGGACAATCTGCACAGGCAGCTTCTTGACAGGGAGATCGATTTGGGTTCTTTTACTCATAAATACAAAAAGCTGCGTATGAATTACCACCGGCGAGCTCTCATTCAACTTGCTGCCAAAACCACCTGA
- the LOC120091641 gene encoding pistil-specific extensin-like protein → MGPLLRLTMAASVLIGCINIIAAANEANDVIHIGGKVLCQDCTQGWNEWNNGKPLKDCKVSVTCLDERSRVMHYASDLTDELGQFDIAIAKFIHGKKLNPKKCSVRLVSSPDPTCNIMTDFAGGRSGIQLRGPSLVYRDFVKYVLGPFYFTSPMCEEPDTDGSDDNDGKNY, encoded by the exons ATGGGACCTCTATTACGGCTGACAATGGCGGCTTCAGTTCTAATCGGCTGCATCAACATCATAGCAGCGGCAAACGAAGCCAACGACGTCATTCATATCGGCGGCAAAGTTCTCTGCCAGGACTGTACTCAGGGCTGGAACGAGTGGAACAATGGAAAGCCTCTCAAAG ATTGTAAGGTGTCTGTAACGTGTTTGGATGAGAGAAGCAGAGTGATGCATTACGCGAGCGATTTGACGGACGAATTAGGGCAATTTGATATCGCAATCGCCAAGTTCATTCATGGAAAGAAATTGAATCCGAAGAAATGCTCGGTGCGGCTCGTTTCGTCTCCGGATCCGACTTGCAATATCATGACCGATTTCGCCGGTGGCCGCTCCGGCATTCAACTCCGGGGACCGAGCTTGGTGTATCGCGATTTCGTCAAGTACGTTCTCGGACCATTTTACTTCACTTCGCCTATGTGCGAGGAACCTGATACAGATGGTTCCGATGATAACGATGGAAAAAATTACTGA
- the LOC120092147 gene encoding DEAD-box ATP-dependent RNA helicase 38: protein MADHAAPDSTTSDASAPAAATATATDGSSSAPPIVTPVPKRAWGDEEDDDVGDTGDSSSAPSEYLESLKIEDDETTLDEPIDSNITAVTTGGTPYTSASTFEDLNLSKELLKGLYVEMRFHKPSKIQAISLPMILTPPYKDLIAQAHNGSGKTTCFVLGMLSRVDVNLKAPQAFCICPTRELAMQNIEVLKKMGKYTGITSECAVPADSANYVPMSKRPPITAQVVIGTPGTIKKWMSSRKLGVSCVRILVFDEADHMLGEDGFQDDSLRIMKDIERSSPHCQVLLFSATFDENVKKFVSRVVKDYNQLFVKKEELSLESVKQFKLICPDELTKIRVIKDRIFELADKLGQTIIFVRTRNSAGMLHKALVDLGYDVTTIQGALTNDIRDKIIKEFKDGLTKVLISTDLLARGFDQQQVNLVINYDLPLKHEPSLQATKYRSSSSSDPNYEVYLHRIGRAGRFGRKGAVFNLLCGDEEIARMDKIQKHFGSEIIEVRDSDEDIQAALKTAGLV from the exons ATGGCAGATCACGCGGCTCCAGACTCTACCACCAGCGACGCGTCGGCCCCCGCTGCCGCCACCGCCACCGCCACCGACGGGTCGAGTTCTGCCCCACCTATTGTTACACCAGTGCCCAAACGAGCTTGGGGGGATGAAGAAGACGATGATGTGGGCGATACTGGAGATTCATCCTCGGCCCCTTCCGAGTACTTGGAATCCCTTAAGATCGAAGACGACGAAACAACGCTTGATGAACCCATAGACTCTAACATCACGGCG GTGACAACCGGTGGTACTCCATATACATCAGCCAGTACTTTTGAGGATTTGAATCTGTctaaagagttattgaagggTTTGTATGTTGAGATGAGATTCCATAAGCCAAGTAAAATTCAAGCTATAAGTTTACCTATGATATTGACTCCTCCTTACAAAGATTTAATTGCTCAAGCACACAATGGTTCTGGGAAGACTACCTGTTTTGTGCTTGGGATGTTGAGTCGTGTTGATGTGAACCTGAAGGCTCCTCAAGCGTTTTGCATATGCCCTACAAGGGAGTTAGCCATgcag AATATTGAGGTTCTTAAGAAAATGGGAAAATACACTGGGATAACTTCAGAATGTGCTGTTCCCGCTGACAGTGCTAACTATGTACCTATGTCAAAGCGACCACCAATAACTGCGCAAGTTGTGATCGGAACTCCTGGCACAATAAAGAAATGGATGTCATCGAGGAAGTTGGGAGTAAGTTGCGTGAGGATTCTTGTTTTTGATGAGGCTGATCACATGCTTGGCGAG GATGGCTTTCAAGATGATTCATTGAGAATCATGAAAGACATTGAGAGAAGTAGCCCTCATTGCCAG GTGCTTTTGTTCTCTGCTACATTCGATGAGAATGTTAAAAAGTTTGTCTCTAGGGTTGTCAAAGACTACAACCAGCTTTTTGTGAAGAAGGAAGAACTATCTTTGGAGAGTGTGAAGCAATTCAAGTTGATATGTCCAGATGAATTAACTAAAATTCGAGTCATAAAAGATAGAATTTTTGAACTTGCAGACAAATTGGGTCAGACAATTATATTCGTGCGCACAAGAAACAGTGCTGGCATGTTACATAAGGCACTAGTTGATCTTGGTTATGACGTGACTACCATTCAAGGGGCACTGACGAATGATATTAGagacaaaataataaaagagtTCAAGGATGGTTTGACCAAAGTTCTTATTTCGACTGACCTTCTAGCTCGAGGCTTTGATCAGCAACAG GTCAATCTAGTTATCAATTATGATCTTCCTCTTAAACATGAACCTTCTCTACAAGCAACGAAATACAGATCTTCCTCATCGTCTGATCCTAACTATGAGGTGTACCTTCATAGAATTGGTCGGGCAGGTCGTTTTGGGCGCAAGG GAGCTGTGTTTAACTTGCTGTGTGGTGATGAGGAAATCGCGCGAATGGATAAAATTCAGAAGCATTTTGGCTCTGAAATAATAGAG gTTCGAGACTCTGATGAGGACATTCAAGCAGCCTTAAAAACTGCTGGATTGGTTTGA
- the LOC120090509 gene encoding dnaJ homolog subfamily C member 28 — MATRLPRIKPFSSLTSKPSPIAVLIGYRRRWSSSSSSSSSSSSSPSKSQKSEKKLVDRLSSVIDAVNDRKLPPELRGQRNSVRSETDLINVVERRIWNSMEEGKFENLPGKGKPLNLSSNPHADPAEDTLYRILSKNGCAPEWVELNKEIRSNISVWRSSLKKAFESRSNGDHSKWTESSEALQVQLQHINDKVFRYNLIVPFGRQMFGLKWEKEMDRLVE; from the exons ATGGCGACCCGCCTTCCGAGGATAAAGCCATTCTCCTCCCTAACTTCTAAACCATCGCCGATTGCCGTTCTTATCGGATATAGGCGAAGGTGGTCGTCGTCATCCTCCTCTTCGTCGTCTTCGTCTTCGTCGCCGAGTAAATCACAGAAATCGGAGAAGAAGTTAGTGGACCGTCTTTCGTCGGTGATAGACGCCGTCAATGACCGTAAACTCCCTCCGGAGCTTCGAGGCCAGCGTAACTCTGTCAG GTCAGAAACTGATCTGATAAATGTTGTTGAGCGGAGGATTTGGAATTCCATGGAAGAAGGGAAATTCGAGAACTTACCAGGAAAAGGGAAACCTCTGAACCTCTCTTCTAATCCTCATGCTGATCCAGCAGAAGACACATTGTACCGGATCTTGTCCAAGAACGGATGTGCACCTGAATGGGTTGAACTCAACAAAGAGATCAGGAGTAACATTTCTGTATGGCGATCGTCATTGAAGAAAGCATTTGAGAGTAGAAGCAATGGAGATCATTCAAAATGGACTGAGAGTTCAGAGGCTTTGCAAGTCCAATTGCAACACATCAATGACAAG GTTTTTCGGTATAACTTAATAGTTCCTTTCGGACGACAAATGTTTGGATTGAAATGGGAGAAAGAGATGGATCGTCTTGTAGAATGA